TTTTGCATTTTGCAATGCGTCTTCACTAACAGCAGAGTACGACGCACATTCTGAAAATAACGTTCCTTTAAAAATGGTAAACGTCAGTTAATTTGAATTGAGCCTAGGCTGTTTACTTTTAGCCGAGTGAAATTTATTCAGCGTCAGCTTAACGCTGTTGAAATGGTTGTAGCTAAGAAGATTAGGTCTAAGCGTCAACTGTAGACCTAATCTTATGGTTAACAAAATAGCCGCGACGAGGCTGTGATTTAGCGTATCTGTTAAAGAGTAATTAACCACTCACTACTTTGTGATTGTTTTTGCCAGAACAAATCCGTCGGTATCGCGCCATTTTCCATCGGCCATACTTGGGCGATTAATTCACTTTGCGCCTCACTTAACGATAAGGTGAACACTTGCGCTTGTCCGGTAATAAAGGTACGCAATAAGCAGCTGTCATAGTTGACTTGCCAACTCGCTGGAGCACCTTCTTTTGCCTCTATCTGCTCAAAGTCGCTGCAAATGTTAACGTAATACTGCGTACTGCCAGCAGGGGCAGCAGCAATGGTAACATCAAGCTCAAAACTACCTGCAAAATCAAAATCAGGCGTACTCACTAGCTCCGCTGTTGTGTCTGCCGCTTCATTAGCAGCTTCTGCCTCAGTTTGCTCGTTACTAGCATCGCTACTGGTATTATTGTCGCTCGGTGTCGCTGGCGCAGGCGGCGTAGTTGCCGGAACTGGCGAGTTAGTACTCTCGCCGCCTTCACCACCACCGCATGCCGTTAGCGCTGCTGAAAACAGAGCAGCTAACACCAGCTTGCCCAATTGATTTGGGAAGAAGGCTTGGTTTGTCATAAAAGCTTGGTTAGGTTTAATCGTTTGATTTGGCTTAGCTAAATTATTTTGTATATTCATAATCTACCCCAATTTTTCTTTAATACGATTCACCTGTATTGGTATTGATAAGTACAGGTATTGATAAGTGCAGGTATTGGTAAGTGCAGGTATTTGTATGCACTGCTATTGATAGGCACCATTATTTGTAGATATTTGCAGACTTGGCTTTGCTTTCTAGGTACCAGTCACTCGATGATGCGCCACTGCTCGTTACGTAGTCTCTAAACATTGGATATGCCTCTAACAAGTCGACTTTTTCCAACGGATGGCGCCAATTTTGTGAAGAACCTGGGTTAATCGCCAATGCCCAAGGCAGACCTGTTTCTGTTTGAAAAGTGTGGCCTGTGGCAAGGTTACTGCGATCTGAGGCTAAGCCAAAGTAACCAGTATCCATTTTTGAGGTTGGCATTTTGTTTTTCAGGTGAATTTCCATGCTGCGACCTGGGTGATAAAACGAATCACCGTGGTAAGTAGCAGGTTTAGCAAACACAAAGGGATTAAATGGCGCTTGCGGAAAGGTCACATAGGCAATTGGCGTAATAAAAGGAACTTGCAAGCTGAACTTCATTTGCTCGCTATTGTTACAACCTGACTGCGTTTTGTAGAAACTACAGCCCGAGCGAGCGCTGAAATAATCACTTAGATTGTCAGATATCATCAGCACTAACGAATCCGTACCTGTTTCAACCAGTGATGTGGTTTGCGCTACACCGTTGATTTCAAAGCGCACTAGTGCTTGGTTTACGGTACTTGGCGCGACATTATCAATTTGAATTGCAAAGCCATTCGCGTACGCCGCACCGTACGCCATCATTTCACCAGTTATCTCAAGTTGGTGCACTTCATTGGTACCACTGACTAGCAACGACGAGTCTTGTTTAACCACAACATCGTTCATGTCGTAGTCACCCATTTCCGGCCAGTTGTCTTCAAAAGCAATGAAGTAAGTGTTGTGCTTAATTTGACTTAAGTTAGGATTCGTCACGTATACGCGGTAGTCTTCTACCTCACCGTCGGTAACACCGCCGTAGGCGACAATTCCCGGCTCAACACTTAAGCGAGCACGCGCCCATGTGTATCCTGGCACAGCCTCAAAAGGAGCTTCGACTAAAAAGATTTCGCTGCTGTCGTAAAGGTAGTGATCGGTAACTAGCTTTTCGTTTTCGGCAAAGGTACCGTCTTGATCAAAATCGACCCATATATTAACGTAGCCACCACCAAAGGCCGTTACTTGCAACAAGCCACTCATGCCGCCAATTAGCGGTGTAATAAACACCACGCCGTCGTCGTCATTACTACCTGTGGCATCATCACTTGCTGGATACAAGTGGGCATTGTGTTCGCCATCAACACGAGTGCCTAAAAAGTTGTCGCCAATGCTGTGACGAGCACCATTGCTGGCAAGCAAGGTGCGATAGCTATCTGGCGCATCACCGTAATCGACAGTTGGAGCGACTGAATCATCAACAATTGGCGCTGTTGCACAGCGCGCACCATCATTGTTTGATGAGCTTGGACCATAAGCAAACAACTCTGCTTGAGGGGCAGCAGCATCAACATCAATAATAAAGATGTGGCCATCACTGTTGCGGCTAATATAAAAGTTTCCATCAACATCAAAGTAAACAGCGCCAAACGTGCCTGACTGCCCAACATTACCCAATTGTTCACTGGTGCCAGAAGCAACATCAATTTTGTGTAGTCTACCTTTGTTATCGACCGAATAAGCAAAAGAGTTGTTTGGATGAAAGGCTAAATCGAAAATGGTTAGCGGCAATGCATTGGCACTCGCTACTTTCTCTGCAGCTAGGTAATTAGCATCTTGTTCATCTAGTGGAACCTTGTACAAGCCGCTACCTTTTTTATAGAAAAAGTAACTGTTTTCACTTAGCGCGACATCGCCAACGTAAAAATTCCCACCGGGGTTATTTGTTATATTGATTGGCGTTGCTTGGTAGTCATCACCGATGCGCACTAAAGTGCCCCACTCATAGCCCCAACCATAGATATAATTATCGTGAAAGCTAAAACCGACACCGTTGATTTTATTATTGGTGCCTAAATCATCAGACAACAACGAGTACTGGCCAGTCACTAAGTTAACCCCATAAAGCTTGGCAACACTTTGCTGCACAAGAAATGCCTTTGAAGGACAAGTTGCAAAGGCATCTGCCTTTGCAGGAGCGCTCAATAAACTGGTACTCATGATTAATGTTCCCAGTATCAAACCATACTTTGACAAACTTGTTCTGAACATAGTTAACCCCTTCTACAATGTGTTATCGCTACAGGAGCAAATTACATTCCATGTGACTTTATCTTTATTATTCAATGCATTAAAAGTTTAACGAGGAGCTTT
The nucleotide sequence above comes from Thalassotalea euphylliae. Encoded proteins:
- a CDS encoding LruC domain-containing protein; this translates as MSTSLLSAPAKADAFATCPSKAFLVQQSVAKLYGVNLVTGQYSLLSDDLGTNNKINGVGFSFHDNYIYGWGYEWGTLVRIGDDYQATPINITNNPGGNFYVGDVALSENSYFFYKKGSGLYKVPLDEQDANYLAAEKVASANALPLTIFDLAFHPNNSFAYSVDNKGRLHKIDVASGTSEQLGNVGQSGTFGAVYFDVDGNFYISRNSDGHIFIIDVDAAAPQAELFAYGPSSSNNDGARCATAPIVDDSVAPTVDYGDAPDSYRTLLASNGARHSIGDNFLGTRVDGEHNAHLYPASDDATGSNDDDGVVFITPLIGGMSGLLQVTAFGGGYVNIWVDFDQDGTFAENEKLVTDHYLYDSSEIFLVEAPFEAVPGYTWARARLSVEPGIVAYGGVTDGEVEDYRVYVTNPNLSQIKHNTYFIAFEDNWPEMGDYDMNDVVVKQDSSLLVSGTNEVHQLEITGEMMAYGAAYANGFAIQIDNVAPSTVNQALVRFEINGVAQTTSLVETGTDSLVLMISDNLSDYFSARSGCSFYKTQSGCNNSEQMKFSLQVPFITPIAYVTFPQAPFNPFVFAKPATYHGDSFYHPGRSMEIHLKNKMPTSKMDTGYFGLASDRSNLATGHTFQTETGLPWALAINPGSSQNWRHPLEKVDLLEAYPMFRDYVTSSGASSSDWYLESKAKSANIYK